GCACTGCTGACAACTTCTTTTAACTGCTGCATCGTTCTCTCCGTGAGCATTTTAGCTTCCATGATCTCGTCATCCTGGAAGCCCTTCTGATGAAGTTCCTTAAGTAATTCCTCACCCAGACCAGCCTCATGAAGCAGATTTGAACGCCCCTGCTTGTCTTCCGCATTGTTCGCCGGAAGCTGCTGCTTCAGAGTCTCCGTAATTTCATTCCATGACGAACCTGATTTTTTCATTTCCATAATCTTTACTGCCGCAACTCCGCTCAGGTTAGAGAGCTCAGCCGCTGTCTGTTCATCTTGTTGCCGGGAGGACTCTTGTACGGCTGAATCCCGGTTAAGTCTTGGAAAGGTCACAATGGCTGCTTCAGCCAGCAACGCCACTATGATTGCTATGGATATATATCTGTATTTTCGCTTGCGGATCATGAACATTCTCCTTCAATATCATTCAATCTACCGTAACTTTTACGCTGCTATCGCCCGTTATTTTCGACTTGAAGGTGAGCGTAGCAATCTCTCCAGACCAAGAGGTTCCGGGGACAATATTCTGATCGACAGAATAAGTAATTTTCCCAGGGGTATATGAAGCAGTTAAATTAGAACCGGCAATCCTTCCGCCAGAAAGATCTCTGGCTGGAGTGAAATCATATAAGTCGATTAATTCAAGCTCATCCGGATTATAGGTCACCACAAATTCCAGTTCACTGAAATCCTGTACATTCTGAGCCAGCAGAGTCAGACTTGCTTCCTTATCCTTCTTGACTTTAAGCACGTAATCCGGACTGGTAGTACTCTTCTGTAGAGAAGGGCTCCAGGCCGTCACTCCTGATGTATTTTTTGCTCTTACACGGTACGTATGAGTGGTTCCCGAAGTAAGCTCGTTATGCTGATAGGTTATATTGTTACCGACATCAATCGTCTTTCCATCTACTTCAAGCTGGTAGCCATTCGCCCCGTCCATCTTCTCCCAGCGCAATTCAATCGAGTTGTTTTGGGCAAATCCATCTATTTTGGAAGGGGAGTCAGGCAGGTTGGGAAGTGTAGAGAGTGCTAATACTGCCACCCAGTCTCCACGTTCATTTCCTTGCTTCACTCTAATTTTATAGAGATGGTATTCTTCTGCTTGCAGTCCGGTATGATTGTAAATCGTATCCGCAGCGTTATCCAATAATTTGCCGTCTACTTCTATTTCATATCTTGCATTCGCGGCAACCGTATCCCAGGACAGGGTAATAGACTTATTCGTCACTACCGCTACCACATTAGTTAAGGAATCTGTATTCATTCCAACAGGCATGGTAGTCATGGCTATCGGTTTGGACCATTCACTTGTTCCGCTAATATTAGCGGCTCTGATTCTATAGGTATGTTTGGAATCTGCAGCGAGCTGGTCATGCACGAACAGGTTCTCCTTCACAGTGGTTATAGTCCCGCCATCCACTTCAATGTCGTAAGTATCTGTATGAGGAACATTGTGCCAGGATGCTGTAATCTGTCCTTCATCCGCTGTTGTCATGATGTTCGCGGGTACATCCGGTATTTCCGGATGAGTGGTTACATCCAGAGGAGAGCTCCACTTACTTTTGCCTCCTATATTAACTGCGCGAATTCTATAGGTATGACCGCTAAGTGCACCTAATCCTTCATGTGTATAGCTGGTCAATTGCTTGTTGTCAATAATTAGCCCGTCCACTTCAATCTCGTAGCCGCTGGCCCGTTCCATCTCCTCCCACTTCACAGTTACCGTATGAATATCCTGCACTGCAGATATCTTCGTGGGGGTCTCTGGCGGATTAGGCCAGGTCTGTTGTATGGCGGGCGCGCTCCATTCACTCACCCCTCCTGTATTACCGGCTCTTACACGATAGGTATGATCCGTTGAAGCTTCCAGATCTTTGTGTGTGAAGGAGTTAAGGGTGCCGTTATCCGTCACAACTCCATCGGCTTCCACTTCATACCGCGTAGCATGAGGAACCAAATCCCAGGTTAATGAAACGAACTTCTGCGATGGGACTGTCAATAAATTGACAGGAGAAACCGGCGGTTCAGGCAGTGTCATTTGAGTAAAAGCCTGACTCCAGCTACTCGTACCTCCCGGATTGATAATCCTAACTCTATAGGTGTGTTGAGTATTGGGTAATAATCCATTATGCGTATAGGAAGTAGAAGTTCCATTATTGATAATCGCTCCACCTGCCTCTACCTCATAACCTAAGGCACCTGCTGATGAAGGCCATGCAAGCTTAATCCATTGCTGTGAAGCTTCTGCAGTAATTCCGCCCGGTGCAGCGGCTAGTGTTGTTCCGCTTGCCGGCCCTCCGAACCCTGTCTCTATCCCTTCGTTATTTCTTGCTTTTACCTGGACGGAGTAAGAGGTATTCGCTGTTAAACCGTTAATTACTACTGTCTTATTAGACGGGGTAAACCATACAGGCGAAGAACTGAGAGTGCCGGCAGGAGTAACATATGCAGTACCCAATTGAATCAAATATTGGGTTGAAGCTGCATTCTGATCATGAAGCTGCATGATTAAGGATGTTTCACCATTTTGCTGAACAGATATGGCCGGAGCTTGTGCTTTCGTATAAATATTCTGCTCATGGACCGCACTATTCCCTACTTTATCTCTGGCTTCAATCCTGGTATAAAATGCAGTATTTGGCATTAATCCTGTTGCAGTAAAGCTTGGCTGTGTAGTCCAGCCGCTCGACTGGCTTCCGACTGTGTAATGATATGGAACGTTATCCAATCCTGATATGGAATCTGTGGCTGTTCCCGATATCTGAACCTGTGAGTCGGAAGAAATAATATTGATATTTCCAATTACCGGAGGGGATTTATCTATAAAGATGGTTACCGAATTCTGGGTGGTGACTTTTCCGTCATTGGCTGTAAAGCGGATGGTATGGCTGCCTTCAGATAAAGCTGCTATGTTCAATGGACTAAAAGATACATTTTGGGTTGTAGCTGTATTGGTTATCGTCTTACTTTCCCTTGCAGCTGCCTCTGAATCTATATAATATTTCAGCTCCAGCGCATCACCGTTCGAATCTGATAC
The window above is part of the Paenibacillus sp. FSL H8-0048 genome. Proteins encoded here:
- a CDS encoding fibronectin type III domain-containing protein, coding for MKDMLKRWISILCVFVMVTLILFPGGSQVKAAGESNIISFADLHFDGFTKTAEWVPAMGDIAEITLDMPGITVKNIRFDLSSRKMSYDIALDKAAIMTSGSRTYWFRENQRTRYLDIAVYMSNSSSSSRAGSYTHKRVENLTTGESNNKFITNQDDLVAYPSYPWEEPLTGEIPSEVSVLVSAGDNHHIVNDPPNGWRNSLSEYLPAQNLTSNAAPTITIPTPNGQQIGPSSLFIPVIGVSDSNGDALELKYYIDSEAAARESKTITNTATTQNVSFSPLNIAALSEGSHTIRFTANDGKVTTQNSVTIFIDKSPPVIGNINIISSDSQVQISGTATDSISGLDNVPYHYTVGSQSSGWTTQPSFTATGLMPNTAFYTRIEARDKVGNSAVHEQNIYTKAQAPAISVQQNGETSLIMQLHDQNAASTQYLIQLGTAYVTPAGTLSSSPVWFTPSNKTVVINGLTANTSYSVQVKARNNEGIETGFGGPASGTTLAAAPGGITAEASQQWIKLAWPSSAGALGYEVEAGGAIINNGTSTSYTHNGLLPNTQHTYRVRIINPGGTSSWSQAFTQMTLPEPPVSPVNLLTVPSQKFVSLTWDLVPHATRYEVEADGVVTDNGTLNSFTHKDLEASTDHTYRVRAGNTGGVSEWSAPAIQQTWPNPPETPTKISAVQDIHTVTVKWEEMERASGYEIEVDGLIIDNKQLTSYTHEGLGALSGHTYRIRAVNIGGKSKWSSPLDVTTHPEIPDVPANIMTTADEGQITASWHNVPHTDTYDIEVDGGTITTVKENLFVHDQLAADSKHTYRIRAANISGTSEWSKPIAMTTMPVGMNTDSLTNVVAVVTNKSITLSWDTVAANARYEIEVDGKLLDNAADTIYNHTGLQAEEYHLYKIRVKQGNERGDWVAVLALSTLPNLPDSPSKIDGFAQNNSIELRWEKMDGANGYQLEVDGKTIDVGNNITYQHNELTSGTTHTYRVRAKNTSGVTAWSPSLQKSTTSPDYVLKVKKDKEASLTLLAQNVQDFSELEFVVTYNPDELELIDLYDFTPARDLSGGRIAGSNLTASYTPGKITYSVDQNIVPGTSWSGEIATLTFKSKITGDSSVKVTVD